In a single window of the Lineus longissimus chromosome 4, tnLinLong1.2, whole genome shotgun sequence genome:
- the LOC135487069 gene encoding tetratricopeptide repeat protein 33-like, with protein sequence MSCKFGWKRKTGEKVSLKKSSAFEKESKDDDDNEVSNGEVDWLSLMPKKKRIMCLEDAQAKSDRLKKEGSTLADAERYWEAIKKWEGALQLTPEDETIHEMISQAYTILHEVYPAVRSARKVIEINPRWWIAHQTLGRAELNLGEVRLAIKSFSRALHINPASEELWVDDLNWARQLLKQKIDLQEELRTAKDNCTATVTELVEDSETAVELHTTRNYPNETLRSEKETLSIKKLPSNYVQMRDVLK encoded by the exons ATGTCATGCAAGTTCGGTTGGAAGAGAAAGACTGGAGAGAAAGTAAGCCTGAAAAAATCCAGTGCATTTGAGAAGGAGTCaaaagatgatgacgataatgaagTGAGCAATGGAGAGGTTGATTGGCTCAGCCTTATGCCGAAGAAGAAGAGAATCATGTGCCTTGAAGATGCTCAGGCAAAGAGTGATCGGTTGAAGAAGGAGGGATCAACATTGGCTGATGCTGAGAG GTATTGGGAAGCAATCAAGAAGTGGGAGGGGGCACTGCAGTTGACCCCTGAAGATGAGACCATTCATGAGATGATATCACAG GCATACACCATTCTTCATGAGGTCTACCCTGCCGTGAGGTCTGCTAGAAAAGTGATTGAAATAAATCCCAGGTGGTGGATTGCTCATCAGACGCTTGGCCGAGCTGAGTTGAACTTGGGAGAAGTTAGATTG GCCATCAAAAGTTTCTCAAGAGCTCTGCACATCAATCCGGCTAGTGAGGAGTTATGGGTGGACGATCTCAACTGGGCAAGACAACTACTCAAACAAAAAATAGACTTACAGGAAGAGTTAAGAACAGCTAAGGATAACTGTACAGCTACAGTGACTGAACTTGTTGAAGACAGTGAAACAGCTGTTGAGCTACACACGACTAGAAACTATCCAAATGAAACATTACGAAGTGAGAAGGAGACATTGTCTATAAAAAAACTGCCATCGAATTATGTTCAAATGAGAGATGTACTGAAATGA